In Rhodopirellula bahusiensis, the DNA window GCATTTGACACCCGCATGTCATTTGCGTCCGTTCGCCCGCGAGTCTTTCCCGACTGACCCAACCATTCATCTGATCGAATCCACGATGGAGTCGAAATTGGCACCTGCGACGCTTGGCTATTTCACGATCGTTCAACAAGAACGCACCGGATGGACGGGCGGCTTGCTCGTTCTCAACGGAGGCGGGCGGCCTCTGGAGTTTCAGTGCACGCTGCCGTTGCGTCCGACCAAGGCTCACGAGATCCTGTTTGGCAACACATTGCGTCAGCATCTGATTTGTGACGTCATCGGACCCACGTTGCTGAAAAAGTGCCGCACACCGATCTCGATGTTGATGTGTGAGCAAACCGAGTCGTTGCAAATGTCGGATGCCAATTGCACAATCGGGTTTGTCGCCACTCCAGAGAACGACGGCAAGTCCTACGTCGCGAAAGAACCCGATGGTCATTGCGCCATGAAAGTTCGCGGCGCGTCGGTGTTGGTCGCGATGGAACAAATGGAAGCGGCCGAGCAAGTTGCTCAGCAAATGAGCGACTTCCCCGATGTGATTGAACCGTTCGAACGAATTCGAGAAGCGATTCGAGAGGCTCAGTCCCAAATCGCGAGGGCGGCGTAGTGTGGTTCCGAAAATCGTCGCCGGTTTCTGCTGATCCACTCTCCCCTTCCATCCCGTCGCCCAGGGACACTTCGTCGAGCGACGTTGCGAAACCGGCGACTCCGGCGCAGCGTCCCGCGATGCAGTGCGAGATCGATAGCGTCAACAGTTGGGACGTTGAAACTGCGTTCGAGTTGCAAACCGATGAGTGGACGCTGCCGGCGCTGCAACCGATGCGGGTGCCAATCAAGTTGCCGCCTCTCGTCGCGAAGACAACCGGTTTCTTGTTTCCCGAATCCGCGTCTTGGATTCCCAAGCTAACCGAGAAACCCGCGAAGGCGGTTGCTGGTTCGATCGGTCCCGAAGGGAATGACCAATCCGAATCAGAAGACGGTTCTAAGAAGCGTCGCAAGTCGATCGGAAAACGTTCGCGAATCAAGCCGCCCAACGACATCGTGAAGTTGCAGGATCGGTTGTATTACCTGTTGCAACCGCCGCTCGATTTGTTGGTCGGCAGCGGGCAGTTGAACTTCCCGTTTGAGCCGTTTCCGTATCAGCTTGATGGAATTGCGTTTCTGTTTCCTCGGTACGCCTGTGTGTTGGCCGATGAGATGGGGCTGGGCAAGACCATGCAAGCGATCAGCACCATGCGGATGTTGTTGTGCAGCGGCGAGCTTCGCAGCGTGTTGCTGGTTTGCCCCAAGCCGTTGGTCAGCAACTGGCTTCGCGAATTCAGCGTGTGGGCGCCGGAGATTCCTGTCGTGGCAATCGAAGGCAACGCGGCCAAGCGAGAGTTCCAGTGGCGTGAACCGAACGTGCCGGTGAAGATCGCCAACTATGAATTGTTGATGCGAGACAAAGACATCGTGCTCGAGGGCGGCCTGCACTTTGACTTGGTTGCGCTCGACGAAGCTCAGCGGATCAAGAACAGCAACAACACGACCAGCGAAATCATCCGTGCCATCCCGCGAACGAGATCGTGGGCGTTGACGGGGACTCCGGTTGAAAACTCACCGGACGACTTGGTTGGCATCTTCGACTTCCTCTCGCCAGGCTACTTGCAAACCGGCATGCCGATGTCGCAGATGGCGGGCATGGCAGGCGACTACATTTTGCGGCGCACCAAAGACATGGTGCTTGAAGACATGCCGCCCAAGCTCTATCGCGACGCGGACATCGATCTGACGCCCGAGCAATGGGCTCGCTATGAGACGGCTGAGAAAGAAGGCGTGGTCCATCTTGAGGAGCTGGAGGAATCGTTGACCGTCCAGCATGTGTTCGAGTTGGTACTGCGGCTGAAGCAGATTTGCAACTTCGATCCAGTGACCAATTCCAGCGCCAAACTGCAGCGGCTCGAAGCGGACATGGAAGAGGTCGCGGCCAGCGGACAGAAAGCAATCCTGTTCAGCCAATGGACTCGGACGATTGAAAAGATGCGACCGACGCTGGAACGATTCGGCCCGCTGGAATACC includes these proteins:
- a CDS encoding DEAD/DEAH box helicase, whose translation is MWFRKSSPVSADPLSPSIPSPRDTSSSDVAKPATPAQRPAMQCEIDSVNSWDVETAFELQTDEWTLPALQPMRVPIKLPPLVAKTTGFLFPESASWIPKLTEKPAKAVAGSIGPEGNDQSESEDGSKKRRKSIGKRSRIKPPNDIVKLQDRLYYLLQPPLDLLVGSGQLNFPFEPFPYQLDGIAFLFPRYACVLADEMGLGKTMQAISTMRMLLCSGELRSVLLVCPKPLVSNWLREFSVWAPEIPVVAIEGNAAKREFQWREPNVPVKIANYELLMRDKDIVLEGGLHFDLVALDEAQRIKNSNNTTSEIIRAIPRTRSWALTGTPVENSPDDLVGIFDFLSPGYLQTGMPMSQMAGMAGDYILRRTKDMVLEDMPPKLYRDADIDLTPEQWARYETAEKEGVVHLEELEESLTVQHVFELVLRLKQICNFDPVTNSSAKLQRLEADMEEVAASGQKAILFSQWTRTIEKMRPTLERFGPLEYHGKIPHKKREGVIDQFKNDPNSHIILMSYGAGSVGLNLQFCRYVFLFDRWWNPAIEDQAINRAHRIGAAGSVTVSRMMAINTIEQRIASVLDQKREMFDMLFADQRDASKNAAGDGPAKSGPLSKAGGLSRDEIFGLFDLRAPGGKKVA